A segment of the Symmachiella macrocystis genome:
TCAAACACGCCCCCAGCGCCGCGAAGAAGACACCCAATCGCAACGCCTGCGGCGTATCCCACAAGCGGTCCAGCACGAAGACCGACAAGAAGGCTACGACCACAGCGAAGACGGCCACGCAGGCGGCTTCGATCATTTTGATCGTCCACACCCGGCGACGAAATTCGTCGAGCTGGGAATTGAGTGACGGCGGCAGTTCCAAATGGTGAGTGGGCTTGGAAACAGTGCTCATGGCCGTGTTCCTTGAGAGCATGAGGAAATGGTGTTTAACCGCAGTATTATCATATCAGCCCGGCCGCCTTGCGTCCTACCCAAAATACGCCAAACAGGGCGATCAGACAGGCTGCCGGGATCGGATGACTCCACAACTGTACACGCCGCACCGAGGCGGGTGGATCTGGTAGTGCAGCCAATGAGTTCATGACATCATCGATTTTGCCCGCTGCGATAACTTTTCCGCGGGTGACGCGGGCCAATTCGTCCAAGACTTCCGGCCGCGCCGGCCGGCCGGCCCGTTCGTTGGCCACCCCTTGAACGAAAAACGAGGTTTCTAAGGTTGTGCCAGTTTGCTTGCAGGACAGCACCATTTCGTGCTGACCTGGCTCAGCGGTGGTGAACCGACCCGCGAAGGCGCCCCATTCATCCCCCGCCGAAACAAACCGCACGGTTTCCAGTTTTCCGGAGGGAGAAGTGATCCGGGCAACAACGTCTCCCTTGGTCAATGGTTCGCCGCTCTTCTCCATCACGTTGGCATTAAACATGACCGTTTGATCGATTTGTGGTTGGTCGGGCGAGTAGTACAACCGCATCGATTCGCCTTTGGCCATATTGCGCTGGTACGCCATCCAGCGGACCACCTGACCCCAGAAACGATAGTGGTATTTGTCCTCCACCCCTTTCCGCCAGCGCCAGGCGCCGTCGGTTCCCATAAATAAAACTTTGCCGGCACCATAAGTCCGCGTCACCAGCAAGGGCACGCGGCCATTTTTGTTGGTTTCACTTTCGTGGACGCTCAGCACGTCGGTCCCTGCTCGTGCGCGGAGCACAGGTGCGTGCCATTGAAAGCCGGGCAATCCGCTCCAGACTTCGATATTGTCCTCGCGCGTGTCGGCCAGTTTGGTTAACAAACTCCGCCGGCCCAATTCGGTCAATTCAAAATGACTCGGCGTTCGCGAACCCCACCCCCCCGGTTGCGCTTCGTCGAGAACCACTGGATACAACGCATCCAACTCAGTTTCCAACAACGAAAATTGCCGTCCGTAAAACCCGGGCATGAACACCAAGCCGCTCGCCTGATGTTCGACAAGCCCTTTGAGCAATCGGCACTGTTCGACGGTCAACTGCCCGTCATCCAATCCCACATCGCCCAAGAAAACCACATCGTACTTCGAGAGTTCGTCCAGCCCGTCGGGGAACTCCTTGATGTAATCCCGATTGCCGCCGCCGACCTTGCTCAGGCCGGGGTGAAACAATAGGCAGGAAACCTCGACGCCCGGATCACGTGACAGGGCGTTGCGCAGGTAACGGTATTCCCAACGCGGGTAGGATTCGACAACCAGCACCCGCAGTTTTTCTTCGCGGATCGATATCGGCGCGGAAAGCTCATTGTTGTCGGTCAGCGATTCATCGTGATGCGTGGGGACATTGACCGTGAGTTGGTAATCGCCGATTTTCTCCGGCTTCCAGATGATCCAATCGCTCGTGCGGCCCATGGCCTTGACGTTGACTTCTTTCTGCAACTCCTCACCATCGGATGTCCGCATGGTTACTGTTGCGACGTGATCGCGCGGCAGCGAACTGTTGATGGAAAACGGAATGCGGACCGATTTACCGGCCACGCCAAACGTGGGCGCATCGAGGCTCAATAATTCCACATCCGGTAACGGGATCGAGCTCCCGACTGGAACCGCGAAAATGGGGACCTCTTTCAGCCGCATGCGGGTTGCCGCCTGCACGGGCGGCGGGCCTTCGTTCCAATCCCCATCCGAGGCAAAGACCACGCCCAACAAATTGGTTTGTTTCTCCATAACATCATTGAGCGGTTGGTACAGATTGCTTCCCGAGCTTTCCGGGGTCGAGAATGGTTGCAGGACCACGTCGATCCGCTCGTGCAATTTGTGCCATGCCGCGGATTCTGTCAGCGGAGCGATGGCGTCGCGACGTGTTGTCAGCGCATCGCCCGATTGCCCAGCGTTTTTGACATCCCGCGTTTCCATGCTCCGCGAGTCATCCCAGAGGACCACCACCGACGGCTTTTCATCCGGCAAGAACTCTTCGATGTATTCCGGCTGGTTGAACATGACTGCCGCAAAGATCACCAACAACAGCCGTAACAACTCCAGCAAACCGAATGTCCGTTGGTAGCCGCTGCGGCGCCAAGCGGCGTAACAATAGGCGGCTGTCACCAGCACCACGACGATGGAGATGCCCAACGACCAACCGGTCCACTGAAATGTCAGCGTGCGTGTGGTGTTCATGCGGCGGCTCCTTGAGTCGGCCGAATTTTCGGCAAGCAGAGCGCGGCTTCCACAATCATCGACACCATCATGACGGCTAAGAACACCCGCCAAATTTCCTCGATCAACGAATTGATCGTTCCCGCTTCATCATCCACACGGGCGAAATCGAGTCCATTGAACAGCCCCGCTACCTTCTCATCGGCTAACAGGGAGGCCTGTTCTTCTTCGGCCGAACGGTTGACCGCCAACAAGCGATCACCAGCCGTATAAACGCCGCGATGAAATGCGTACTCCGTGGACAACCCTTCTTCGTCGCCGGTCAATCGCTCCCAAGTGGTCGCCAATTCAATTGGCTGTTCGCCGGCGATCAATTGTCGCGTATTACCCAACGCCTCGGCTCCGGACGCCAAGGCCCGTTGCACAGCGACGTACAGCACAATGCCGTTGGTGGCCAGCGACGAATCACTCGGTGCTGGGGTGGTTGCACAAAAATACACACCGCCATGATCGGTCGTCATGCGTGCCAACAGAGGCTTGCCACTGGGTAACTGAGCCAGAGGAGTCACTTCACCGGACAGTTCACAGTATTCGCGAATCTGCAGTTCGCCAACCGGTAACGAGGTGCCGCTGAGCGTGTGCGCGAGTATATCCTGATCGCTCCGCCAGGTTTCGATGCCGATTTCCTTCGGGGGTTTCTGCCAGTCTTGCCAAGCCACGCCCATGAATTCCCGTCCACTGGTTGACCGCGGGGGGAAAAACACAACACGGCCGCCACGGCTGACAAAATTGGTCAGTTGTTGGGCGACATCTGCGTCGGGTAGTGGAGCATGCCACAGCACCAATGCCATTTGCTCCCATTCGACGGTTCCCAACTGATCTTCGGTCACGACCGTGGCAACGCTCTTGGCTTGCGGATCGGGAGATATCGAAGCGGTCAGTTGCAGTGGCCGGACGTTGGTGGGATCGTCGGCCACAATCAGTGTGTGCCGCTCGGGGGGTTCATCGAAGGCAAAATAGAAATCGTTGTCGGCCGGATTGGCGTCGGCGGGTATCGACACGCGGCCCCAGCCCTGTTTCTGATTTTCCGTCAGGCCGATGCGGTAATCCTTGAGTTCGTATTGCGCCCCCACCATGTCGACGTTGATTTCCGATCGGGCGCCGTCGATCTCCAACTGCACCGGGACCGCTAACCGTTCGTCCGAATCCCCTTCCCGCGTCAAATGCAGCGACACCAACAACTCAACACCCTCGCTGGTTTGTTGCCGTCGTACGTCCGTCACACGAACGGCGACGTTTTGCGGTGCGGCGCGGGGATAGGCCAGTAGATGGAAACGCACACCTTGGGAGAATTCCAAAAAGCTGTCCCGCAGTGATTTCCATCGGCTGCTTTCGGCGTTCCAATCGTTCTCGCGCAAGTCGGAACAGATCCAGATCTCCGTCCGGCCCGATTGGTTGGCCGCAATGTAACTGTGGGCTGCCTGCAACATCGCCGGGAGGTCGGCGGACGTACTCGTCGGTTCCGTTTCCGGCAGGTTCAACAAGTCTGTAGGATCGTTCAATTCGCGCGGGACGTTTTTGGTGCTTTCAATCAGCACGTACCGCGTCGATCCCAGCGTTTCGAGAGTTTTAGCCAATTGCTGCCGCCCCGTTTCGAGCTTTGAGACGACTGCTCCCGGGCCGAGTTGTTGCATGCTGGGCGAACGGTCCAACAGAATGATCGTTGTATCCGTGCGGCCCCCGGCGGTCACTCCCAGCCAACCGCTGGCCAACGGGCGGCTGATGGCAAAGATCAAACCGGCGATTGCCAGCGTGCGAAACAGTAAAATCAACCATTGCCGGATGCGCGCATACCCTCGCGACATGCGATTGGCGGCGAGTAAAAACATCATCGCCGCCCAGCGCGTCGTTTGGTAACGGCGTTGGTTGATCAGATGGATGATGATCGGCAGCGCAATTATTGGTAACGCCGCCAAGAGCATCGGCTGCAAAAAACTCATCGTACGCCTCGCGCTCGCGTCCGCCCGGCCAAGAATTGTGTCAAAACTTTTTCGTAATCTTCATCGATCACCGTGCGGTGGTAATCGATTCCCGTCTGTAACACGACCTGTTTGAGATTCTCCAAATATTCTTGGAGTGCTTTGTGATAACGGTCGGCGATCTCGTTCGGCTCAGCAAAAATGGCCGGTCCGCCTTCCATATCCAAAAACCGCATCGGGCGGCGAAATTCGAATCCCAATTCCTGTGGATCCAACAAGTGGAACGCGGTGACATCGTGTTTACGAAATTGCAGATGCTCAAAACAGCTCCGCAACTCTGCCGGTTCCACAAAAAAGTCCGAGATGATCACAATCAACGCCCGTTGGCGAATCGTTTCAGCTAACTCGTGCAACACGCTCGTCAACTGCGTGCCATCCTTGGGGACGGCTTTTTCCAACGTGTCAAAAACGTGCATCAGATGCGCAGGATTTCGTCGCGGCGGGATATTTTGAATCATGTCCTCGGCCACACAAGAGAGGCCGATGGCGTCCCCTTGTTGGACCGCTAGATAACTCAATGCGCCGGCGATTTTGAGGGCATACTGCAACTTGGTGATGTCGCCGCTGCCGAAGTCCATCGAGCCGCTGGTATCTAGCACCAGGCAACACCGCAGGTTGGTGTCCGCCTCGAATTCCTTGACATAGAAACGGTCGGTCCGACCGTAAGCCCGCCAATCGAGCCTTCGCAAATCGTCGCCCGGGACATATTTCCGGTACTCCGCAAACTCCACGCTGGCGCCGCGGTGCGGACTGGGATGCCGACCGGAAACGCTGCCCATCATCGGTCGCCGCGCGAACAGCGGCAGCCCCGATAAGCG
Coding sequences within it:
- a CDS encoding VWA domain-containing protein codes for the protein MNTTRTLTFQWTGWSLGISIVVVLVTAAYCYAAWRRSGYQRTFGLLELLRLLLVIFAAVMFNQPEYIEEFLPDEKPSVVVLWDDSRSMETRDVKNAGQSGDALTTRRDAIAPLTESAAWHKLHERIDVVLQPFSTPESSGSNLYQPLNDVMEKQTNLLGVVFASDGDWNEGPPPVQAATRMRLKEVPIFAVPVGSSIPLPDVELLSLDAPTFGVAGKSVRIPFSINSSLPRDHVATVTMRTSDGEELQKEVNVKAMGRTSDWIIWKPEKIGDYQLTVNVPTHHDESLTDNNELSAPISIREEKLRVLVVESYPRWEYRYLRNALSRDPGVEVSCLLFHPGLSKVGGGNRDYIKEFPDGLDELSKYDVVFLGDVGLDDGQLTVEQCRLLKGLVEHQASGLVFMPGFYGRQFSLLETELDALYPVVLDEAQPGGWGSRTPSHFELTELGRRSLLTKLADTREDNIEVWSGLPGFQWHAPVLRARAGTDVLSVHESETNKNGRVPLLVTRTYGAGKVLFMGTDGAWRWRKGVEDKYHYRFWGQVVRWMAYQRNMAKGESMRLYYSPDQPQIDQTVMFNANVMEKSGEPLTKGDVVARITSPSGKLETVRFVSAGDEWGAFAGRFTTAEPGQHEMVLSCKQTGTTLETSFFVQGVANERAGRPARPEVLDELARVTRGKVIAAGKIDDVMNSLAALPDPPASVRRVQLWSHPIPAACLIALFGVFWVGRKAAGLI
- a CDS encoding BatA domain-containing protein; translated protein: MSFLQPMLLAALPIIALPIIIHLINQRRYQTTRWAAMMFLLAANRMSRGYARIRQWLILLFRTLAIAGLIFAISRPLASGWLGVTAGGRTDTTIILLDRSPSMQQLGPGAVVSKLETGRQQLAKTLETLGSTRYVLIESTKNVPRELNDPTDLLNLPETEPTSTSADLPAMLQAAHSYIAANQSGRTEIWICSDLRENDWNAESSRWKSLRDSFLEFSQGVRFHLLAYPRAAPQNVAVRVTDVRRQQTSEGVELLVSLHLTREGDSDERLAVPVQLEIDGARSEINVDMVGAQYELKDYRIGLTENQKQGWGRVSIPADANPADNDFYFAFDEPPERHTLIVADDPTNVRPLQLTASISPDPQAKSVATVVTEDQLGTVEWEQMALVLWHAPLPDADVAQQLTNFVSRGGRVVFFPPRSTSGREFMGVAWQDWQKPPKEIGIETWRSDQDILAHTLSGTSLPVGELQIREYCELSGEVTPLAQLPSGKPLLARMTTDHGGVYFCATTPAPSDSSLATNGIVLYVAVQRALASGAEALGNTRQLIAGEQPIELATTWERLTGDEEGLSTEYAFHRGVYTAGDRLLAVNRSAEEEQASLLADEKVAGLFNGLDFARVDDEAGTINSLIEEIWRVFLAVMMVSMIVEAALCLPKIRPTQGAAA
- a CDS encoding DUF58 domain-containing protein; its protein translation is MFPDGNRREFLDPSALSRLSGLPLFARRPMMGSVSGRHPSPHRGASVEFAEYRKYVPGDDLRRLDWRAYGRTDRFYVKEFEADTNLRCCLVLDTSGSMDFGSGDITKLQYALKIAGALSYLAVQQGDAIGLSCVAEDMIQNIPPRRNPAHLMHVFDTLEKAVPKDGTQLTSVLHELAETIRQRALIVIISDFFVEPAELRSCFEHLQFRKHDVTAFHLLDPQELGFEFRRPMRFLDMEGGPAIFAEPNEIADRYHKALQEYLENLKQVVLQTGIDYHRTVIDEDYEKVLTQFLAGRTRARGVR